In Sebaldella sp. S0638, the genomic stretch TGGTAAATGAAGGGAAAATGAATCTCGTAGGTAGAGATGTACTTGCAGTAAATCAGCAGGGACATACATATTCAGGTGATAAGCCTGTTTCTGTTTTTTCTAATAAAGGTGAAATAACTGGATTGAACGATCTGACAACAAGTGGTTATACTTCAATGAGACAGACGGTATTTGCTTTTCTGGAATCTGGGAATCCTCCCGGAAGAGAACAGATATTCGATAATACAGGAACTGGAAAGATAGAATTAAGAGCACCTGAAAGTATTGTATATAATATAGGCGGGAATTATGACAAAGTCCATGCAGCAACTTTTATGAATTCAGGTTCTATAAAAATGTACGGATTGAAAAACGTTGGTGTGTATACAGCAGGGGCTTATAGCGGTTATAGCAGTGCTGCAGGACTTGCTAAGCCGGGAAGAATAGTATTTGATACTCCGATAGAAATACTGGGAGACCAGTCAATAGGAATTGATCTTGAAAGACCTATTAATGGTGCTGAAAGCAAAATTAACCTGAAAATAGGCGGAGAAGGAAATTTATACTCAGGAAATGCCGGAGCCGGATATGATCCGCAATTAGTAGAAGAGTCTACAGGTCTGTATTATAAACTAACAGCAGGCGGAGCGAATACACTGGTGACTTTGGATGATTATCTTATAAATGCTGATTCTTACTCTAAAAGAAGTTATCTTGTAAGGGTAGAAGACGGAACTCTGACTCTCGGAGATGGTAACAGTACAAATAATTCAGGAAAAAATCAGCTGATAGAAAGTGACGGCGGAAATGAAAATATATTGCTGGCTGCAATAGGAAAGTCGGCAAAACTGGTTACAGATAAAGATATACAAGTAAATGCTGTAAATGGTATAAGACAAACAGGACTTTATGTGGGAGATTTCACAACAACACCTAGCAACGGCGGAGGAACAATGACTTTTGCCGGAAAACTTAATGTAAGCGGAGATGCTTCAAAAGGTGTAGTAGTAGATAAAGCCGGTACGAGTTCAGCTACTGGAGCTTCAATAACTAACAGCGGTATGATAAATATTTCAGGCGGAAGTTATTATGACGCAGCTATTAGTAAAACTGTAGGAACAGTAGGAGTAATAGTAAACGGGCAGTATTCAAAATTTACTTCATCAGGTATTGGCAGTACTGTAAAAATAGATGTTGCTGATAAAGAATCTACGGCAGTATTTGTAAGTGACGGATTGGCAGATATATCAAATGGTGATATAAAAACTTCCAATGGTGCATTTAATCTTTATTCAAAAGGTAATACCGCTGTTATTAAATTAACTGATACATTACTTGAAACAGGGCAAAAATCACTTTTATTCTATAGCGAGAGTAATGGTAAATTCGATTTAAATAATGTAACAGCTAAGATAAAAGGCGGAACAAATGCAAGTGACAGAGGTACTGCATTCTATTATCAAGGAACCGGGGGAACTATAAGTTCTGCTGCAATAGAAGCCTATATAAAAAATATGCTTAATAATACTCAGGGACAGCTGACACTTGATATGGAAGCCGGATCAAGACTGTTTGTAATGGATAATGTAACAATGGATCTAAGTTCAGCAGCAGGAGCAATAGGCTCTTTGGGGATTAATTTTACACCTTCATCTACTGATTATAAAACTTATATGATGTATAAGAGTTCACTGGGGATAGATCAGAATATTGATCTTGATTCATCATCTGATGCATATAACAGCCTTGAGATTGCAACTTCAAGTATTACAAATAACGGAAAATCAATAGTTGGTAATCTTGCAGGAAATGTTGCCATAGCACAGGAAAATGGTTTGGATGCATCAGGGACACCGCTTGGAAGAAATATGGTTACTTTAACAAACGATGCAGGTACAATTACTCTTGGCGGTGCTGATTCAGTGGGAATGTATACCAGCTACGGTGAAATATATAATAAAAACATTGCTAAAATAAATGTAACAGGTGATAATTCAATAGGAATATATGCAGTAAACGGATCAAAAGTAGAAAATCAAGCTGGTTCAGAAATAACAGTAGGAAAAGGCGGGACTGGAATATTTGCTGAGGGCTATAAACAGGGAACAGCACAGCTTTTTGGCGATGGAAAACTTGATATCAAAAATAGCGGATTAATAAAATCTGGAACAGGTTCCGGTGCAATAGGAATATTTTTGAATAATAATTCAGGTGTTGCCAGAAGTGATTCAAAACTGGATTTAACAAACGGAGTAATAAATTTAAAAGATTCAGAAAATGCTGTCGGAGTTTATGTAGAAAAAGGAACAGTAACTGACAGTGCTTCTACAATAACAGTAGGGAAAAACGGAATAGCTCTTTATGCTAAAGATAGTGATGTTACTTTGAGCGGTACTACAATAAATCTTTTTGGAGACAATGCATTAGGATTGTATCTTGATTCGCCTTCTAGTTTTAACGGAACAGGAACTATAAATATAGATGGTCAGAATGTAGTATTATTTAATATTATTTCAAGCGGGGGAACAATAACAAATAACTTTACTTTGGGAAGTATAGCATCAGGTTCTACTTATTCAATAGGAAATATTTCCGGCGGTGAAATAGAATACACAGGAAGTACAACTCTTGGAACAAACGGAACTATGATGGCCGGTATTAATTCTGCTATATATTTGAACGGTTCTGCAATAACAGCTGCGCCGGGTGCTGTTAATACAGCTGCCATGGCACTTGGCGGACAATATGGAGGGGTAGTATCTTTTCCTACAATGTCTTTGAGTACAGACGGCGAAAATGCAGGAACTATAACTTTAGGCGATAGTTCAGTGGGTATTTACGGTAAGAACGGATCAAGATTAAGCAATAAAGGGACTATAACAATGGGAACAGGTTCTGCAGCTATATCGACGGCAGGTGCCGGTTCTACAGCAGTAAACAGCGGGCAGATAAATCTGGGAGCCGGTTCTCAGGGAATATATCTGCGTGACGGAGATAAAATAAACAATACATTATCAGGGAAAATAGAAAGTACAGGAGAGTCTGCAATAGGAATTTTTGGTAATAATGTAAATACTTCTATAGAAAATCACGGTCTTATTGATTTAACAGGAAGTAAAACTATTGGAATTTATACAGCAGGAGCAACTGCAAAAACTGTAACAAATTCTGCTTCCGGAGTAATAAATATAGGAAATTCTGTATCTCAGGATGAACCAGGAGTAGGAATATTCAGTCAAACATCTGGAGATAATATAACTAATGCCGGAACTATAACAGGCGGTACTAATACAATAGGAATTTTCTCACAAAATGCTGCAGTAACAAACAGCGGTAATATAAGTACAGGAGCCGGAGGAACTGCAATTTATGCAGACGGCGGAACATTAAATCTAACCGGAGGAACTATAACAACCGGCGGCGACGGTTCTGTGGGAGTGTATGCATCTGATCTAAGTGCACCGGTAGTGAATAATTCTGCTTTTGTAATAGGAAGCGGAACTGGTGACAATAATGCTTACGGTTTTGTATTTTCCGGTACTGCTCCTGTAGATTTTACAAATAATGCCTCAGTTACTATGGATAATAATGGTGTTTTCCTTTATTCCAAAACAGGAGGAACTGTAACTAATAATGCCAATATAACTATGAATGGTTCTAACAATGTAGGATATTATGTAGAACAGGCAGGTACAATAGTAAATAATGCAGTGATAAAAGGTGATACAGGATCAGCAAACATAGGTATATTCGGAAAAGGTATATATGACAGCAGTGGGAATCTTATAACTGAAGGAAGTATAAAAAATACAGGTGACATATTACTCGGCGACTCTCATCTTGTGGAACTTACAGATGAATACGGCGAGAAATATAAGAGCGGATACTCTGTGGGGATATACGGTGAAGGTTCAAGTATACTAAATGACACTACAGCTACAATAAAAGTAGGTAAAGACGGAATAGGTATGTATGCCAGAGATGCTGTAACCGCTTCTGTAAACTATGGTAATATTATAGGAACAGGGGATAATTCCATAGGAATATTTGCAGATAATACAAAGGTAGAGAATTACGGAACAATAGATATGTCTGGTGATAATGTAATAGGAATAGCAGTAAGAGACGGAGCAGAGCTTATTAACAAAGGAACTATAAAAGTAACAGGAGATAATGTATTTGGTATTTATATGTCAGGAGATAATACAGTTGTACGTAATGAAGGAACAATAGTAATAAGCGGGACAGGATTTGGAATAGGTTACACACCTAGTGCTGATAAAAACAATATATATGATACTACAGGTACAAGTACAGGTTCGACATCTAAATATTATGAACTGCCTGAAATGCCTACTCTGGTGAATTCAGGAATAATAAATATAGATTTGGGAAGCAGCTTTAATTACGACGGGGTAAAAGTAATAGTCAAAGTAGATCCGTCTACAAATACACCAACAACAGATTCATCAAGTCAGGTT encodes the following:
- a CDS encoding autotransporter domain-containing protein, with amino-acid sequence MKRNKKLLVSFAALNAMIPAYVAGQTTSVVKYDRLYNSMINNIKTGKSNDKAYQLLERTLNQKNKELEDLYFQGDYIVKPEYLEWQIFFSGFYHESEGNDNTSENARYHSKVEYGTSGYYNENGEYIITGTNKSVTGKPYQPLQTAKEIDLGVSIPMKGITRDPSLLNPVPPVEINVNPGTLNVTPPSAANIPTVNTLVFQPMTPTVESPSLTSVPVITVKGAGGGNSDGAYFVQGGSSHAVISQWDMITGDINIRATGFQNYSYTMNNATGTISLSGARTSPSSATVPGAYTSAALPSSLITQSSVSMQGFYRIVGAPVVRLGAGVTFTLEGDNSSLAMSQHILHYDAHSEQASTLDWLETNGRISTAEKSELSKYVSNTNSDLIQYVVNEGKMNLVGRDVLAVNQQGHTYSGDKPVSVFSNKGEITGLNDLTTSGYTSMRQTVFAFLESGNPPGREQIFDNTGTGKIELRAPESIVYNIGGNYDKVHAATFMNSGSIKMYGLKNVGVYTAGAYSGYSSAAGLAKPGRIVFDTPIEILGDQSIGIDLERPINGAESKINLKIGGEGNLYSGNAGAGYDPQLVEESTGLYYKLTAGGANTLVTLDDYLINADSYSKRSYLVRVEDGTLTLGDGNSTNNSGKNQLIESDGGNENILLAAIGKSAKLVTDKDIQVNAVNGIRQTGLYVGDFTTTPSNGGGTMTFAGKLNVSGDASKGVVVDKAGTSSATGASITNSGMINISGGSYYDAAISKTVGTVGVIVNGQYSKFTSSGIGSTVKIDVADKESTAVFVSDGLADISNGDIKTSNGAFNLYSKGNTAVIKLTDTLLETGQKSLLFYSESNGKFDLNNVTAKIKGGTNASDRGTAFYYQGTGGTISSAAIEAYIKNMLNNTQGQLTLDMEAGSRLFVMDNVTMDLSSAAGAIGSLGINFTPSSTDYKTYMMYKSSLGIDQNIDLDSSSDAYNSLEIATSSITNNGKSIVGNLAGNVAIAQENGLDASGTPLGRNMVTLTNDAGTITLGGADSVGMYTSYGEIYNKNIAKINVTGDNSIGIYAVNGSKVENQAGSEITVGKGGTGIFAEGYKQGTAQLFGDGKLDIKNSGLIKSGTGSGAIGIFLNNNSGVARSDSKLDLTNGVINLKDSENAVGVYVEKGTVTDSASTITVGKNGIALYAKDSDVTLSGTTINLFGDNALGLYLDSPSSFNGTGTINIDGQNVVLFNIISSGGTITNNFTLGSIASGSTYSIGNISGGEIEYTGSTTLGTNGTMMAGINSAIYLNGSAITAAPGAVNTAAMALGGQYGGVVSFPTMSLSTDGENAGTITLGDSSVGIYGKNGSRLSNKGTITMGTGSAAISTAGAGSTAVNSGQINLGAGSQGIYLRDGDKINNTLSGKIESTGESAIGIFGNNVNTSIENHGLIDLTGSKTIGIYTAGATAKTVTNSASGVINIGNSVSQDEPGVGIFSQTSGDNITNAGTITGGTNTIGIFSQNAAVTNSGNISTGAGGTAIYADGGTLNLTGGTITTGGDGSVGVYASDLSAPVVNNSAFVIGSGTGDNNAYGFVFSGTAPVDFTNNASVTMDNNGVFLYSKTGGTVTNNANITMNGSNNVGYYVEQAGTIVNNAVIKGDTGSANIGIFGKGIYDSSGNLITEGSIKNTGDILLGDSHLVELTDEYGEKYKSGYSVGIYGEGSSILNDTTATIKVGKDGIGMYARDAVTASVNYGNIIGTGDNSIGIFADNTKVENYGTIDMSGDNVIGIAVRDGAELINKGTIKVTGDNVFGIYMSGDNTVVRNEGTIVISGTGFGIGYTPSADKNNIYDTTGTSTGSTSKYYELPEMPTLVNSGIINIDLGSSFNYDGVKVIVKVDPSTNTPTTDSSSQVGFGGTIPDKFEITPDFSQGTSADRYVLENIFRGQSGRGEYISQSLTWDATAQGSDMVMTRKSYTDFTDGLWYEDFGRVLNENYANSTGDRLKIYDKIDYITTEKDFRHVMGSLAGDVYANINQREDDIARAFENSLDLMSNSVNNTKENVKINVIAGKGKHKEDTDGVLGYDYTTTGVLALREVERTYRHTFGYSLGYLHTGFEFKDGNESEEWVDTVQLGIHNKYNAGGWKVRNDLTGRVSLHNVDRNIDWPSPNTRSEMNGTYETYSVTSDNILGKEFEIGKKVTVTPYGAFRAMYVTRPTFKESGLERLEVEGNDAWSVKPRAGVELKGAVPLGSQNSWQLKGSLDVAYEYELADLNEREKARLVAVESDYHKLSKPEEEKGTFRTKASIGVEVEDRYGIFLTGEYAKGNDKEDDYRAGITLKAVF